A part of Setaria viridis chromosome 8, Setaria_viridis_v4.0, whole genome shotgun sequence genomic DNA contains:
- the LOC117834195 gene encoding uncharacterized protein codes for MPPSPSSAGAGAASPSPSPSASASASDPTPSWWESVSQARSRILALSSILPPPASHDVAALADSDRPARALLRSPDAYAALSDALRAGGGAGDPACHWLYDTLLSADADLRLAALAFLPLLAALYLRRLPPQLPSSLSGFEAVLLAVYSSEAKNRQGKPVLVQVPVLSVPSLYHTPASTPSSKSPRRHQPPLIPPPQATPVVGVLSPPLEPQAAVKSTKRAGIIGVAFEAYYSKISQMPAASKVDACNAAAAWAGQYCKCRFELDEKELEEEEGDSLGSVSPMSSEAENGKELVEELARMRINGDSSGRNCREDYDKEARMPLPWELLQPVMRVLGHCLLAPLNPVEVRDAAAGAVRVVYARACHDLVPQAILASRSLVELDMSARKAAKEAAAVASGAIVAAGTDGSTASSSRPSSKPNTPSKQRKPDTLLVSK; via the coding sequence atgcCTCCGTCCCCATCCTCCGCCGGTGCaggcgccgcctcgccgtccccctccccctccgcttCCGCATCGGCCTCCGACCCGACCCCGTCCTGGTGGGAGTCGGTCTCGCAGGCGCGGTCCCGCATCCTCGCGCTCTCCTCCATCCTGCCCCCGCCCGCTTCCCACGACGTCGCGGCGCTGGCGGACTCCGACCGCCCGGCCCGCGCGCTCCTCCGCTCCCCGGACGCCTACGCGGCGCTCTCAGACGCGCTCCgggccggcgggggcgccggcGACCCCGCCTGCCACTGGCTCTACGACACGCTCCTctccgccgacgccgacctccgcctcgccgcgctcgcgtTCCTGCCCCTGCTCGCGGCGCTctacctccgccgcctcccgccccaGCTCCCCTCCTCGCTCTCCGGCTTCGAGGCGGTGCTCCTCGCCGTCTACTCCTCCGAGGCCAAGAATCGTCAGGGGAAGCCCGTGCTCGTCCAGGTCCCTGTCCTCTCCGTCCCCTCCCTGTACCACACGCCGGCGTCCACCCCCAGTTCGAAGTCTCCTCGCCGGCATCAGCCGCCACTGATCCCTCCTCCGCAGGCGACTcccgtggtgggggtgctctcGCCGCCACTGGAGCCACAGGCGGCTGTGAAGTCAACCAAGCGAGCGGGGATTATTGGAGTTGCATTTGAGGCTTACTACTCCAAGATTTCACAGATGCCGGCTGCTTCCAAGGTGGATGCCTGCAATGCTGCTGCGGCGTGGGCGGGGCAGTACTGCAAATGCCGGTTTGAGCTCGATGAGAAGGAattggaagaagaggagggtgaCTCTTTAGGGTCCGTGTCGCCAATGTCGTCCGAGGCTGAGAATGGGAAGGAACTTGTGGAGGAATTGGCAAGGATGCGTATCAATGGAGACAGCAGTGGGCGGAATTGCCGTGAGGATTATGATAAAGAGGCGAGGATGCCGCTACCCTGGGAGCTTCTCCAGCCAGTGATGAGGGTTCTTGGGCATTGCTTGCTTGCACCACTGAATCCAGTCGAGGTGCGGGATGCAGCTGCAGGTGCTGTCAGGGTTGTCTATGCCCGTGCATGCCATGACCTTGTGCCACAAGCAATCTTAGCATCCAGAAGCTTGGTTGAGCTTGACATGAGTGCACGAAAGGCTGCAAAAgaagctgctgctgttgcttctGGGGCAATTGTGGCTGCTGGCACTGATGGAAGCACTGCGTCGAGCTCTAGGCCAAGTTCAAAGCCAAACACACCCAGCAAGCAGCGGAAACCTGACACACTACTCGTCTCCAAATGA